The Nitrospira sp. KM1 genome includes a window with the following:
- a CDS encoding DUF3943 domain-containing protein, which translates to MSSLPNQTLRPLRAVSGVFLFLWIMVGAGFAQEPAAGSAPLHGPPSPFEPLPSEKPSSQLNASGKLGRIAREWRDDKLVWETGAGRSYALPVGEILLYEFLLNMFDRHFVEPMDDYKTNGDTIWKNLTDPHWVVDNDQFKVNQFLHPYGGSVYYGLARSSGLNFWESFLYSVGGSFVWEIAGETTNPSINDMIATPIGGTFLGEPFFRMASLLLEDSEGKPGFWRELGAAVISPPTGFNRLVFGDKFATIFPSHKPATFLRLQAGGTISSSSRNVSSAVEETGAVADFTFSYGLPGKPGYTYKRPFDYFDFHVTAVTANVLESINSRGLLIGTDYAYGESTRGIWGLYGNYDYISPQVFRVSNTALSLGTTWQTWLSDVVAVQGTALAGAGYGAAGSIEATGERDYHYGLTPHGLLSLRFMFGDRVMIDLTGREYYVSTALATEHGWENILRGDSSLTVRVYDRHGLAVRYNTSHRDANYPNISYKDQTVGMVSLMYVLLGDSGFGTVEWR; encoded by the coding sequence GTGTCATCTCTGCCGAACCAAACGTTGCGACCGTTGCGCGCTGTAAGCGGAGTTTTTCTCTTTCTTTGGATCATGGTGGGAGCGGGCTTTGCCCAGGAGCCGGCGGCCGGTTCCGCTCCGCTGCATGGTCCTCCTTCACCGTTCGAGCCGCTGCCTTCTGAGAAACCATCATCGCAGCTCAATGCATCCGGCAAGCTCGGTCGGATCGCCCGCGAGTGGCGGGACGACAAACTTGTGTGGGAGACCGGCGCCGGCCGCAGCTATGCTCTCCCAGTTGGAGAGATCCTCTTATATGAATTCTTGCTCAACATGTTCGACCGGCATTTCGTCGAGCCGATGGATGATTACAAGACGAACGGCGATACGATCTGGAAGAATCTTACCGATCCGCATTGGGTTGTCGATAACGATCAGTTCAAGGTCAATCAATTCCTGCATCCTTATGGAGGAAGCGTCTATTACGGGCTGGCACGATCTTCCGGCCTGAACTTCTGGGAATCCTTCCTCTACAGCGTCGGTGGAAGTTTTGTGTGGGAGATTGCAGGCGAGACGACCAATCCATCGATCAACGACATGATTGCGACGCCGATCGGTGGAACGTTTTTGGGAGAACCGTTCTTCCGGATGGCCAGCCTGTTGCTGGAGGACAGTGAAGGCAAGCCGGGATTCTGGCGCGAACTCGGTGCAGCGGTCATATCACCTCCGACGGGATTCAATCGCTTGGTGTTTGGGGATAAGTTTGCCACGATCTTTCCAAGTCATAAACCTGCCACCTTCTTACGCCTCCAGGCGGGAGGAACGATCTCGTCAAGCAGCCGGAATGTGTCATCGGCAGTCGAAGAAACTGGAGCCGTTGCCGACTTTACGTTCAGCTATGGTCTGCCGGGAAAGCCGGGCTACACCTATAAACGTCCGTTCGATTACTTTGACTTTCATGTCACCGCAGTCACAGCCAATGTGTTGGAAAGCATCAACAGCCGAGGCCTCCTCATAGGAACAGACTACGCATACGGGGAATCGACTCGAGGGATCTGGGGCTTATACGGAAATTACGACTATATCTCGCCGCAGGTATTCCGAGTTTCGAATACGGCTTTGTCGTTGGGCACGACATGGCAAACCTGGTTGTCCGACGTAGTCGCGGTTCAGGGAACGGCGCTTGCCGGAGCCGGTTATGGAGCGGCCGGCAGCATCGAAGCTACCGGCGAGCGAGACTATCACTACGGCCTGACGCCGCACGGCTTACTGTCTCTTCGCTTCATGTTCGGCGACAGGGTCATGATCGATCTGACGGGCAGGGAATATTATGTGAGCACGGCTCTCGCGACCGAGCATGGATGGGAAAACATCTTGCGGGGGGATTCGTCGCTGACGGTTCGAGTCTACGACCGTCATGGCCTGGCGGTCCGATACAACACCTCACACCGGGATGCCAACTATCCGAATATCTCCTATAAAGACCAGACAGTTGGCATGGTCAGTCTGATGTACGTGTTACTGGGAGATTCGGGATTCGGCACCGTAGAGTGGCGGTGA
- a CDS encoding arylsulfatase, producing the protein MNTRALLAALLVIVSSMLGWVLPSGLTIVLAENMKTDEASPVADGTPTVLPRPDFRFPGSVGRTFLDSDPAQFPQPVQAPKGAPNVVLILLDDAGFGQFSTFGGGVPSPTMDNLAAQGLRFNRFHTTALCSPTRAALITGRNHHSVATAGIQEMATGYEGYTGIIPRSTGTIGEVLRQNGYMTAWIGKNHNTPAWEVSAAGPFDRWVNGLGFDYFYGFNAGDMNHWNPVLYENRDLVPASADPNYHLTSDIADHAVAWVRKVKSIAPDRPFFLYVAPGATHSPHQAPKEWIDKFKGKFDMGWDTYREETFARQKKLGVIPANAKLTTRSAGLPAWASLNADQKRLYARMMEVFAGYGAHVDHHMGRLIEAVQQLPGAQDTVFIYIAGDNGSSAEGGIEGSINENLFFNGFPEKWEENLKVIDELGGPKHFNHFPSAWAHAMDTPFQWTKQVASHFGGTRNPMIVSWPSRIKDGGGLRDQFLHVIDIVPTLYEIIGITSPMVLNGVEQKSIEGISFAYTLEDAKAKDRRTTQYFELGANRGIYHDGWMASATSFAPWQPNRTGFDPDKQRWELYNIDQDFTQADDLASVNPQKLRELQDLWWVEAAKHNVLPLDWRGVERLNAELMGRPDPGGNRKSYTYYPGQVGLPNDAAPRLLNKSWTVTADLEVPEAGVEGMVVTHGGLVGGYGLYVRDGKPAFVYNYLSLDRTMIASQKPLPHGKVQLKIDFDYKGRAGERGEPAFVTMSVNGTKVAEGQLPKTIPNQISLGEGLDIGEDVGSPVDFSYKLPFAFTGKIEKVTVELK; encoded by the coding sequence ATGAATACACGAGCCCTTCTCGCGGCCCTGTTGGTTATCGTGAGCAGTATGCTCGGGTGGGTGCTGCCGTCCGGCCTGACAATTGTCCTTGCCGAAAACATGAAAACGGACGAAGCGTCTCCGGTTGCCGACGGCACACCGACTGTGTTGCCGCGTCCGGATTTCCGTTTCCCTGGCAGCGTGGGGCGGACGTTTCTCGATTCCGATCCGGCGCAGTTCCCACAGCCGGTGCAGGCGCCGAAGGGGGCGCCGAATGTGGTGCTGATTCTTCTCGACGACGCGGGATTCGGCCAGTTCAGCACGTTCGGAGGAGGTGTACCTTCTCCAACTATGGATAACCTTGCCGCCCAAGGCCTGCGATTTAACCGGTTCCATACGACAGCGTTATGCAGTCCCACTCGCGCGGCATTGATCACGGGTCGCAATCATCATTCGGTTGCGACTGCCGGTATCCAGGAAATGGCAACAGGATATGAAGGCTATACCGGCATTATCCCTCGGAGTACTGGCACCATCGGTGAAGTGCTCCGACAGAACGGCTATATGACGGCCTGGATCGGGAAGAACCACAATACCCCGGCATGGGAGGTCAGCGCCGCAGGTCCATTTGATCGCTGGGTGAATGGGCTGGGCTTCGACTATTTCTACGGATTCAATGCCGGCGATATGAATCACTGGAATCCAGTGCTGTACGAGAATCGCGATCTGGTCCCCGCTTCAGCGGACCCGAACTATCATCTGACGTCGGATATTGCCGACCACGCCGTCGCTTGGGTGCGCAAGGTCAAGAGTATTGCTCCCGATCGGCCCTTCTTTCTCTACGTCGCACCAGGGGCGACTCACTCACCGCATCAAGCCCCGAAGGAATGGATCGACAAGTTCAAGGGCAAGTTCGACATGGGCTGGGATACGTACCGCGAAGAGACCTTCGCGCGGCAAAAGAAGCTCGGGGTGATCCCGGCAAACGCGAAATTGACGACAAGATCAGCCGGTTTGCCGGCATGGGCTTCACTGAATGCCGATCAGAAGCGATTGTACGCACGTATGATGGAGGTGTTCGCGGGCTATGGTGCTCACGTTGATCATCATATGGGTCGCCTCATCGAGGCGGTACAGCAGTTGCCCGGTGCGCAGGACACAGTCTTCATCTATATCGCTGGAGATAATGGCTCGAGTGCCGAAGGAGGCATTGAAGGTTCGATCAACGAGAATCTGTTCTTCAACGGCTTTCCAGAGAAATGGGAAGAGAATTTGAAGGTGATCGATGAACTAGGAGGCCCCAAGCATTTTAACCATTTCCCTTCGGCTTGGGCCCATGCGATGGATACGCCGTTCCAGTGGACCAAGCAGGTAGCCAGTCACTTTGGCGGCACGCGCAATCCCATGATCGTGTCGTGGCCTTCCCGAATCAAGGATGGGGGCGGACTGCGAGATCAGTTTCTCCACGTGATCGACATTGTGCCTACGCTTTACGAGATAATCGGTATTACCTCTCCGATGGTACTCAACGGCGTCGAACAGAAATCGATCGAAGGCATCAGCTTCGCCTATACACTCGAAGACGCAAAAGCCAAAGATCGCCGGACGACTCAGTATTTCGAGCTAGGAGCCAATCGGGGAATCTACCATGACGGCTGGATGGCCTCGGCGACATCCTTCGCTCCCTGGCAACCGAACCGCACCGGCTTTGATCCGGACAAACAGAGGTGGGAACTCTACAATATCGACCAGGACTTCACGCAGGCTGATGATCTCGCCAGTGTCAATCCGCAGAAACTCCGCGAGCTACAAGATTTGTGGTGGGTGGAGGCAGCCAAGCACAATGTGCTGCCTCTAGATTGGCGTGGGGTCGAAAGGCTCAACGCTGAGCTCATGGGCCGGCCGGATCCGGGCGGAAATCGTAAGAGTTACACGTACTATCCGGGACAGGTCGGTCTGCCGAACGATGCCGCCCCGCGCCTCCTCAATAAGTCATGGACAGTGACGGCCGATCTCGAAGTACCGGAGGCCGGCGTGGAGGGCATGGTTGTGACGCATGGAGGATTGGTCGGCGGCTACGGCTTGTATGTCCGCGACGGCAAGCCTGCATTTGTATACAACTATCTCTCGCTGGATCGCACGATGATCGCGAGCCAAAAACCTCTGCCTCATGGAAAGGTGCAACTCAAGATCGATTTTGATTACAAAGG